A part of Thioalkalivibrio sp. ALJ12 genomic DNA contains:
- a CDS encoding plastocyanin/azurin family copper-binding protein: protein MGYRHRGMHLVVWCVIGLFWWLASAAQASPGPDFSELFGDSDFIEIIERDEGLETRPTGYASQDVEPDHVLRIDLNEGQVPIGQGVVYDGFLIDGQLPGPTLRVTEGDIVRMEITNSGAVMHGASFHAAYTQTSKHVGSIMPGQTKSITFRATTPGVFMYHCAPGGHAIPMHVMFGQYGMMVVEPRDKPYQLEEDLGQEPDLKLYMLQHELYASGKEAVEGDPSYTAFNGELFRYVENPIPVRPGDYVRMYFLNVGPNLLSTFHIVGIVWDYVYWQGHPEAMWPGGQTVTAGPSDSWVIEFRIPPEEGVYTMLDHGVGGTSRGAIGLLDARADADTPSEILAEGPSYEPAELEERIGEARRILSPFGIPDADANPVPARADRPVRFSSDIEEVVIEMKGNAFYPKIVEVAPGTKITWVNEDVFTYGHGETSGAHNAVALSGPQSFATELLAHAESDSVTLTEPGTYDYICAPHPYMQGRIIVRDSD, encoded by the coding sequence ATGGGTTACCGCCATCGGGGTATGCACCTCGTGGTCTGGTGCGTGATCGGACTGTTCTGGTGGCTGGCCTCCGCGGCGCAGGCGTCGCCGGGGCCGGATTTCAGCGAGCTGTTCGGTGACAGCGACTTCATCGAGATCATCGAGCGCGACGAGGGGCTGGAGACGCGGCCGACCGGGTACGCCTCGCAGGATGTCGAACCGGACCACGTGCTCCGGATCGACCTCAACGAGGGCCAGGTGCCGATCGGGCAGGGTGTGGTCTACGACGGCTTTCTGATCGACGGCCAATTGCCGGGCCCGACCCTGCGCGTGACCGAGGGCGACATCGTGCGCATGGAGATCACCAATAGCGGGGCGGTGATGCATGGGGCGTCGTTCCATGCCGCCTACACCCAGACCTCCAAGCATGTCGGTTCCATCATGCCCGGGCAGACCAAGTCGATCACCTTCCGCGCCACCACGCCGGGGGTCTTCATGTATCACTGTGCGCCGGGCGGCCATGCGATCCCCATGCACGTGATGTTCGGCCAGTACGGGATGATGGTGGTCGAGCCGCGCGACAAGCCGTACCAGCTGGAAGAGGACCTGGGCCAGGAACCCGATCTGAAGCTCTACATGCTGCAGCACGAGCTGTACGCCAGTGGCAAGGAAGCGGTGGAGGGCGATCCCAGCTACACCGCCTTCAATGGCGAGCTGTTCCGCTACGTGGAAAACCCCATCCCCGTGCGCCCGGGCGACTACGTGCGTATGTACTTCCTGAACGTGGGGCCCAACCTGCTCTCGACCTTCCATATCGTCGGCATCGTCTGGGACTACGTGTACTGGCAGGGCCACCCCGAGGCCATGTGGCCCGGCGGGCAGACGGTCACCGCGGGCCCCTCGGACTCCTGGGTGATCGAGTTCCGGATACCCCCGGAGGAGGGCGTCTACACCATGCTGGATCATGGCGTGGGGGGCACCAGTCGCGGTGCCATCGGGCTGCTGGATGCCCGTGCGGACGCCGATACGCCTTCCGAGATCCTGGCCGAGGGCCCGAGCTACGAGCCGGCGGAACTGGAAGAGCGGATTGGCGAAGCGCGGCGAATTCTTTCGCCATTCGGCATCCCGGACGCCGATGCTAACCCGGTACCCGCGCGGGCCGATCGGCCGGTTCGGTTCAGCTCGGATATCGAGGAAGTCGTGATCGAGATGAAGGGCAATGCCTTCTACCCGAAGATCGTCGAGGTGGCGCCCGGCACCAAGATCACCTGGGTTAACGAGGATGTCTTCACCTACGGACACGGCGAGACCTCCGGTGCGCACAACGCGGTGGCCCTGAGCGGT
- the mscL gene encoding large-conductance mechanosensitive channel protein MscL, producing the protein MGIVEEFKQFVARGNVIDMAVGVIVGLAFGQIVSSLVSDVLMPPIGLLVGGVDFSELMIVLREAENGVAAVTINYGIFIKRVVDFLIIAMVVFAAIKMIGRLQRKKDAAPAEPPAPSNEEKLLAEIRDLLKSK; encoded by the coding sequence ATGGGCATCGTCGAGGAGTTCAAACAGTTTGTGGCGCGCGGCAATGTCATCGACATGGCCGTAGGCGTGATCGTGGGGCTGGCGTTCGGGCAGATCGTGTCGTCGCTGGTGTCGGACGTGCTGATGCCGCCCATCGGCCTGCTGGTCGGCGGGGTCGACTTCTCGGAGCTGATGATCGTGCTGCGCGAGGCGGAGAACGGCGTGGCCGCGGTGACGATCAATTACGGCATCTTCATCAAGCGCGTGGTGGACTTTCTGATCATCGCGATGGTGGTGTTCGCCGCGATCAAGATGATTGGCCGGCTGCAGCGCAAAAAAGATGCCGCGCCCGCCGAGCCGCCCGCCCCCAGCAACGAGGAAAAGCTGCTCGCGGAGATCCGCGACCTGCTGAAGTCGAAGTAG